Below is a genomic region from Tripterygium wilfordii isolate XIE 37 chromosome 12, ASM1340144v1, whole genome shotgun sequence.
TGATCAAATGACTAAGCTTAAACCATAAACTCAATccttaaccctaaaccctaaactcctaAAACTCTAACCCTAAAAACTAAAtcgtaaaccctaaaaactaatgTCTAAagcataaaccctaaaaattaaactcttttttattgttttttgaaaccctaaaccctaatatttaaattttaaatcttTAATATCAATCATTTGGTTAGATCTCATGACTTAAAGTAGAAGTATTTATTTTAAGTAAAATAAGGATCTCCTTACTATAGTAtcagagaattcctatatatatatgtatatgtataacgAATCTCATGAATgctttagaagaaaaaaaaaacaatctaaATGATACTTTTGGTCACTAATAGATAGGGTTTATTACAACTCAGTCCCCTTACGTTTCAAACGTGGAACAGCTCAGTTACTCCAATGATCAaattgttacgtttgaaatatAAGAGACTAAGTTGTAATAGACTCTATTTGTCGGTGACCAAAAATATCGTTTACCCTAAGTTTTCTTTCACATTGCAATCTcgccaaaaagaaaacaagagagagagtcACATTGCAATATAAAATCtctaaaattaaattcatcattaATACTCCATACTCATGTAGCACATACGGTTAGGACAACACGTCAAAACAGCAGAATTATCAGTCATCAAAACTATATTGAATGATAGTGACTAGTGACTTTCACATCGGCATATGAGACACAATGCCACTATCTATATTACATAATCAATAAAGCCCACTCCTTAAGATATGGCAGTGCAtgctttacatatatatatatatatatatggagtaggTCCTGACATAGATGTAGAACATGAGTTGTGAGCAATGACTACACACATAATACTCATGGTCATCCTAGTAgcaatttttctttcctttcttcttcttctttgccaTTGGAGATGGACTAGGAATTCTCCAATTAGGCATTGGCCTCTGATTGGGATGCTTCCAGGGCTCATCTACAATGCCTCAAACATCCATGAGTTTATCACTAAAGTACTCAAAAAGAGTGGCTACACATATGTGTTCAAAGGCCCTTTGTTTACTAGTCTAGGATTCGTTCTCACTAGTGATCCTGCTAATGTTCACCATATCTTTAGCAAGAACTTTGAGAATTACCCGAAAGGACCCGAATTCAAGCTCTTCTTAGAGCCTGTGGGAGAGGGGATTTTCATCGCCGACGGGGAGTCGTGGAAATTCCAAAGGAGGCTGATCCAATCGTTGATGAAAAACAAATTGTTCGAGCATAATTTGGAGAAAATAATCCTCACGAAGGTCGAAAATGGCGTCGTCCCGGTTCTTGAGCATGCGATTGGAAATGGGATTGAAGTTGATATGCAAGAAGTGTTTCAAAGATTAACCTTTGACACCATTTGTGTGTTGGTTTTAGGGTATGATCCCAAATGCCTCACAATTGGATTCCCGGAAGTTGTGTACGAGAAGGCTTTCGACGATATGGAAGAGACTTCCTTCCGACGACATATCATCCCCGAAAACTTGTGGAAGTTGCAGAgatggtttcaaattggacaagagAGGAAGATGAGTGAAGCTTGGAAAATCTTTGATGAATTCCTCTACGAGAGGATTTCATCTAAACGTGAATACTTAAAGGGAGTAAAAGCTCCAAACAATGAGAACGTAGAATATTCTGATTTATTAACTACGCTAATGAAGGAAGATGAATTGAAAGATCAACCGACTACTGCATCGCCCGACAAATTTCTACGAGACATGGCATTTAGTCTCATTGCAGCTGGAAGAGACACTGTGGGCGCAACCCTATCTTGGTTTCTCTGGCTTGTCGCAACACACCCATCAATCgaagaaaaaatcatacaaGAGATCAAAGCAAACGTGGACGTCGAAAAAGAtgggaaaaaattgaaaattttcggTGCAAAAGAGGTAAGGATGCTAAACTATCTACACGGATCATTATGTGAAACCCTAAGGTTATATCCGGCAGGACCATTCGAGCACAAACGTTCGATCGATCCAGACACTCTCCCTAGCGGCCACAGAATAAGCGCGAACACAAGGATATTGATCTCCTTGTATTCAATGGGGAGAATGGAAGAAATTTGGGGGAAAGATTACTTGGAATTCAAGCCAGAGAGATGGATTTCGGACAAAGGAGGGATCCTGCATGTCCCATCTTACAAGTTCATGGCATTTGTTGCAGGACCAAGAAGTTGTTTGGGGAAAAACATGGCTTTCATTCAAATGAAAATGGTGGCTTGTGCAATTCTCTATAACTATCATGTTCATGTGGTGGAGGGTCATCATGTCACCCCAAGTTTGTCTATTCTTCTTCACATGAAACATGGATTGAAGGTTAGAGTTGCTAGAAGAAGTTTTTGATTCGGAAAAAATGATATTATATCTATAGAAATATATCATATGATGGAGacaaaagtttatgtgaagtgTGTTGTTAAAATTATATCAAGCTTTTTATAGCTTTTCTTGATAAAGTTTGTTATCTAAAGCTTGTGGGTTTCACAAATCAAATAAATGAACTTATTATGAtaagtattattattttaggTATACTACTGTGTTTTAACTGTTtctctaatttatttatttttaaaaaaatgaattaccGTCAATTAGAAATATATAAAACAACCAATTgtctaaatgattttggattgAATTCTCATTGTGATTTATATGTGTTTCATAAAAGGGAATTCAAATACTGAAGAGTTTATTGTTGAATCAAAGGTATACAATTAACTTGATAAAAAGAATTAAAGGAtccaattaaattttaaaaaaaatttagtatgACATTAGAAAAGTTAGATACCTTCATAATGATCACATACGTACCAAGTTTGGTTACACCACGGTTCACGAGTACTTATTAAATTCATGACATTGAAATATGGCCTCAAAATCTCCTCTATATGTACAAGAGCCCCATGTTTGTTAATGGTATGGGTAGATGGAGTAACTCTTCTTTGTTTATATCTTTACATATTATGTTACGCAACATATTAATCTTTACATATTATTGCTACCCACTTGATGATACAAAATATTGATTGACCCTAGTGGTCCCTCTAAATTAAGTACTACGTACGGTGCATTGTTGGTGCCATTGCCTTCAATGAATTGAATGTTTCTGGATTGATGTGCCCACATGTTACGGTGGATGgttattgcatatatatttgtatgcctatatatatgcattgttAGTAGTGATTGTGCGGCAATGATCATATGAATTATTTTCTGCCTTATCTTATTCGTTGTTGTTGGTTGCCTCTTGTTTAGTAGATTAAATCTACATTCTATATATAATGCTCTTGTGTTCGATATTTGCTTACTCGGATATCTGTCTCATAGATATCCGAGTTCTTATCGGGTATTTATATCTACTAGGTTTTATAGCTCATCCcttcttttgatttctttttttcaagTGAGTTCATTACTGAGGAAGACTGGCATCCTGTGAAGTGATTCGCAATGACATGAATAATATGAGTTAATTGAACTTTACATCACTGAAAGATCACCATTGTTTCAACTTAGTCACCCAATGTTAGATCATTTCAACTTAGTCACCCAATGTTAGATCATTTCAACTTAGTCACCcattttcaaatttgtttcaatttcatcacctTGGGCAGATTTTTACAAATCTAGGCATTCAACCTTGCCTACATGGCATTTTGACTGTTAAGTGTCTAACGGAATCAATGACATGTCTAATGGTGCTTACGTGTAATAtttgaaagaataaaaaaaatcaaaattaaaaaccaaacccaaaaaaacCCTAACCTAACTTAAGTATCCCTCAAGAACGATTTGCGCCGCAACACTCCTCTTCTTAGCCCTCCAAAATGTCCCTTTCACGAATCACCCAACTCTCCTCTTCTTAGCCCATCAACCTTACGAAATTCATCTCCCTTGATCGAATTAACTCAGTAGGACAAAAGCTATTGCATACGAAGCAAGGGTGCATACAAAGCTGATAAGAACCTATGTCAAAATAGTTCTTAAGAGTAAGAGTGGAAGGTTATATTAGTCTTTTCATTGTTAATTATGTTTCTAATCAGTTGGGATGTAACTGATTTAGTATAGTTCGAGCTTCACATGTATTGGGCTTTTTGTTTGCTTGTTACGAATTAGGCTTAGTATATAAAGCCTTTTGTTGTATCTTGTAATCAGTATTGAGAATTAATaacagtttcttcttcttctttggagtTCTACGAATTCCATTTCCATTTCATCTTCATGCATTTGGTTAAGGTCGAACGATTGTAtcatttggtatcgaagccggtGATTCCATCATTCCCTTCCGGTGCATGCCGCACAGAACAACTCAAAACGCCATGGATTCTCGTCTAGCTACTATGGAAGCTAGCATTGGAAAATTTGCAGAAGTTTTGGAAAGTTCCAGAATTTCCAAACTTTTGTACACAATGAGAGTGCGAAATTGCTAGTGTTGATTGAAACACAAATGGAAGCTAAGTTGAACAATGGAAAAGGCAAGGGTAAAGTGGATCTGCCTTTTCAAGATCAAGATTTGAATGAAATTGAACAACCAGAATTAGGGTTTATTCGTAATCAATGGAGGATGGATCTTTCAGATCAAAGACATGATTCACGAGTTATTCCTGGAAGAAGTGGTTGGCAGAAGATGGAG
It encodes:
- the LOC120010546 gene encoding alkane hydroxylase MAH1-like, which translates into the protein MVILVAIFLSFLLLLCHWRWTRNSPIRHWPLIGMLPGLIYNASNIHEFITKVLKKSGYTYVFKGPLFTSLGFVLTSDPANVHHIFSKNFENYPKGPEFKLFLEPVGEGIFIADGESWKFQRRLIQSLMKNKLFEHNLEKIILTKVENGVVPVLEHAIGNGIEVDMQEVFQRLTFDTICVLVLGYDPKCLTIGFPEVVYEKAFDDMEETSFRRHIIPENLWKLQRWFQIGQERKMSEAWKIFDEFLYERISSKREYLKGVKAPNNENVEYSDLLTTLMKEDELKDQPTTASPDKFLRDMAFSLIAAGRDTVGATLSWFLWLVATHPSIEEKIIQEIKANVDVEKDGKKLKIFGAKEVRMLNYLHGSLCETLRLYPAGPFEHKRSIDPDTLPSGHRISANTRILISLYSMGRMEEIWGKDYLEFKPERWISDKGGILHVPSYKFMAFVAGPRSCLGKNMAFIQMKMVACAILYNYHVHVVEGHHVTPSLSILLHMKHGLKVRVARRSF